From the Cucurbita pepo subsp. pepo cultivar mu-cu-16 chromosome LG05, ASM280686v2, whole genome shotgun sequence genome, one window contains:
- the LOC111794870 gene encoding pentatricopeptide repeat-containing protein At3g58590, protein MSFNGDIIKRHRLLLQLLQACSKAPTIKTTRPLHALTITMGPVPNQAIFVHNNLIFQYSSLGVLLMARNLFDEMPHRNVVSYNTIISAYSRRGFVKEAWDLFSEMRDCGFVPTQFTFGGLLSADLLDVWQGAQLQGLTVKIGVFDADAIVGTGLLGLYGREGCFEEALRVFEDMSWKSLVTWNSILSLLGRSQLVDECKLLFCELMYGEMELSKFSFVSVLSCFSRKEDLKFGQQLHGIVFKIGFYYDVLVVNSLMNMYLQCGGFYLAEKLFEEVPVRDVVTYNSIISAGTKVDKPELALELFYNMIEKGLIPTQASFVNCVSSCSSMESSIYGEYFHSKTIRSAFESDVFVGTALIDFYAKFKKLEEARHCFDEITEKNLVSWNALISGYSTDCYTSCMYLLIEMLHFGYRPNEFTFSAIMKRLIASELLQIHCLIIRMGYEENGYVSSSLASSYAKHGLISDVLAYMSQPSAVLSNIVAGYYNRVGLYDETQKLFRSLEVLDIISWNILLESCAKTGNYFKVLALFKCMLLLQIYPDNYTFISLLSVCAKLCNLALGSSVHGVMIKTGSCCFDTFVCNLLIHMYGKCGSIGCALKIFDDVKDRNLITWTVLISVLGLHGHAYEALERFAEMELSGLKPDGVALGAVLTACKHGGLVKEGMELFGKMKVEYGVEPEMDHYQCVVNLLSTHGLVVEAEKVITSMPFPPDALLWRSFLEGCKRERTL, encoded by the coding sequence ATGAGCTTCAATGGCGATATCATTAAGCGCCATCGCCTTCTCCTCCAGCTGCTTCAAGCATGCTCCAAGGCTCCTACCATCAAAACCACAAGACCCCTTCATGCTCTCACAATTACAATGGGTCCTGTTCCAAACCAGGCTATATTTGTACATAATAATCTCATTTTCCAATATTCTTCTCTTGGGGTGTTATTGATGGCACGTAACctgttcgacgaaatgccCCACCGAAATGTTGTGTCTTATAACACGATAATTAGTGCTTATAGCCGACGTGGGTTTGTGAAGGAAGCATGGGATTTGTTTTCGGAGATGAGAGATTGTGGTTTTGTGCCGACCCAATTCACATTTGGTGGGTTATTATCAGCTGACTTGTTGGATGTTTGGCAGGGCGCTCAGTTGCAGGGGTTAACGGTTAAAATTGGCGTGTTTGATGCTGATGCTATAGTGGGAACGGGCTTGTTGGGGCTGTATGGCAGGGAAGGATGCTTTGAGGAAGCTTTACGGGTTTTTGAAGATATGAGTTGGAAAAGTTTGGTGACATGGAATTCGATACTGTCATTACTTGGTCGTAGCCAACTTGTGGATGAATGTAAGCTTCTGTTTTGTGAGCTTATGTATGGTGAGATGGAACTGTCCAAGTTCTCTTTTGTGAGtgttttgtcttgtttttcaCGCAAAGAAGACTTGAAATTTGGGCAACAATTGCATGGTATTGTGTTTAAAATTGGGTTTTATTATGATGTTTTGGTTGTAAATTCTCTGATGAACATGTATTTACAATGTGGAGGCTTTTACTTAGCTGAGAAACTGTTTGAAGAGGTGCCTGTGCGTGATGTTGTGACATATAATTCAATCATTAGCGCGGGGACAAAAGTCGACAAGCCCGAATTAGCATTAGAACTCTTTTACAATATGATAGAAAAGGGACTAATTCCTACCCAGGCATCATTTGTAAACTGTGTCAGCTCTTGTAGTTCTATGGAAAGTTCAATTTATGGAGAATATTTTCACTCAAAAACGATTCGTTCTGCTTTCGAGTCTGATGTGTTTGTGGGTACCGCCTTGATCGACTTTTATGCAAAGTTCAAAAAGTTGGAGGAAGCCCGCCATTGCTTTGATGAGATAACTGAGAAGAATTTGGTATCTTGGAATGCTTTGATTTCGGGTTACTCGACCGATTGCTACACATCCTGTATGTATTTACTGATAGAAATGCTCCATTTTGGTTATAGACCGAACGAATTTACATTTTCAGCCATTATGAAGAGACTTATAGCTTCAGAATTGCTTCAAATTCATTGCTTGATTATAAGGATGGGCTATGAGGAGAATGGTTATGTATCAAGCTCTCTTGCTTCTTCCTATGCCAAACATGGTCTCATATCTGATGTCCTGGCTTACATGTCTCAGCCTTCTGCTGTGCTTTCTAACATAGTTGCTGGATATTATAACAGAGTTGGCCTATACGATGAGACACAGAAATTGTTTCGCTCTCTTGAGGTACTTGACATTATATCATGGAATATTCTGCTTGAATCTTGTGCTAAAACGGGTAATTATTTCAAAGTTCTAGCACTTTTCAAATGCATGCTGCTACTCCAAATCTACCCTGATAATTATACATTCATCTCCCTTCTTAGTGTTTGTGCTAAACTGTGCAATCTTGCTCTGGGTAGTTCTGTTCATGGCGTTATGATAAAGACTGGTTCATGTTGTTTTGATACATTTGTGTGCAATCTGTTAATTCATATGTATGGAAAATGTGGAAGCATTGGATGTGCtttgaaaatatttgatgATGTGAAAGATAGAAACTTAATCACATGGACTGTTCTAATCTCTGTTCTTGGATTACATGGCCATGCTTATGAAGCGCTGGAAAGGTTTGCAGAAATGGAGCTTTCAGGGCTTAAACCTGATGGGGTAGCTCTTGGTGCAGTGCTTACAGCTTGCAAGCACGGTGGGCTTGTAAAAGAAGGAATGGAGTTGTTTGGCAAGATGAAAGTTGAATATGGGGTCGAACCGGAAATGGATCATTATCAATGTGTGGTTAACTTGCTTTCTACTCATGGACTTGTTGTGGAAGCAGAGAAGGTTATTACCTCCATGCCTTTCCCCCCTGATGCTCTTCTATGGCGTAGCTTCCTGGAAGGCTGCAAAAGAGAAAGGACGTTATGA
- the LOC111795168 gene encoding transcription factor TCP3-like — MNSDGGGEELNKTGLHQGRRRPRMGMQSISGGEILQVPGGGCGGVIVRATGRKDRHSKVFTAKGLRDRRVRLSAHTAIQFYDVQDRLGYDRPSKAVDWLIKKAKSAIDSLSHLPPCPSEPDPNGTGGVTEHSESSRYNDFLFQSQLGENLIPPPLDSAAGFQSYQNLGLSLQTQNSPHHDQNQTGLYAAGSGNSGLGFEDGFEKIVAWNSNVFGSHPSFSQCSAAFPLRGPLQSSLESPVPHYAWNELAVEPTGKRHPIPVHDNSSPSSPRFISGGLPHLDVHGRFQSDGGKVPSHSSLYSRR; from the coding sequence ATGAATTCCGACGGCGGCGGAGAAGAGCTTAACAAAACTGGCTTACACCAAGGAAGACGAAGACCCAGAATGGGGATGCAGAGTATTAGTGGAGGTGAGATCTTACAAGTTCCTGGCGGCGGCTGCGGCGGCGTCATTGTCCGAGCCACTGGTCGGAAGGACCGCCATAGTAAAGTCTTCACCGCTAAAGGGCTTCGCGACCGCCGTGTTCGTTTATCCGCTCATACTGCTATTCAATTCTACGACGTTCAAGACCGGTTGGGTTATGATCGACCCAGTAAGGCCGTGGATTGGCTAATCAAAAAGGCGAAATCAGCCATTGATAGTCTCTCCCACCTTCCTCCTTGTCCCTCTGAACCAGACCCAAATGGAACCGGTGGTGTTACAGAGCACTCTGAGTCTTCTAGGTATAATGATTTCTTGTTTCAGAGCCAATTGGGTGAAAATTTGATTCCGCCGCCGTTGGATTCCGCCGCCGGTTTCCAGAGCTACCAGAATCTTGGGCTGTCTCTGCAGACACAAAATTCGCCCCACCATGATCAGAATCAGACGGGTCTTTACGCCGCCGGTTCCGGGAATTCTGGTCTTGGATTTGAGGATGGATTTGAGAAAATTGTGGCCTGGAATAGTAATGTCTTCGGTTCGCATCCGAGTTTCAGCCAGTGCTCCGCCGCGTTCCCGCTGAGGGGGCCCCTTCAGTCCAGCCTTGAATCTCCGGTGCCGCATTACGCTTGGAATGAACTCGCCGTCGAGCCCACCGGCAAACGCCACCCGATTCCGGTTCATGATAACTCTTCACCATCAAGTCCCCGGTTTATATCCGGCGGGTTGCCGCATCTTGACGTCCATGGACGGTTTCAAAGCGACGGCGGGAAAGTTCCGTCTCATTCCTCTTTGTATTCCCGCCGATGA
- the LOC111794559 gene encoding uncharacterized protein LOC111794559, producing MSELLDVDSLLCFEPISMAIPALSPPEPHFEYEEEEDPVSPAQNPNFMDQQQLEEGEGEVEQNQFDPPQSSETLTLELSDPRQNSPQEDPQDPELQVSENFVNDHDPSDQGESNALSSRIIDINALVSSAVVSRRLPKGKKWSMKRRFLQEKSQKKLEILVGTFKPIPFVPDKILDFSSHEKLLKRLGLWDFVHTKFDRSVRFDLLLQLVANFNHSQRYSYVNGVRIMVNRADLARALRLPVKKSMIMEDDEEYPIASEESIAFIEDFVSNWLLLHEDTWMMPNEVLNWTKAIKIGNFERVDWAGLIWFMVEKELIQSPQLVNCYYASHLQCLIRSQRADLLKKEVSKVEEVEIKEEVEQEPEQDQDEEQDDEDGVCNESPKMAGNNDSMVKNLEEHSVELCLRRDNVDKVNVQKETASVGDMMDLLDSKEEEEEEQGQWLSNGNDNGLELLLRRCHTNEFKEFDFGDDKKVALEEGDDQRKEEQEEQEEQEEQEEQFCLLPTSNPIDGFPSSQFVQEMETEPITFNSEFVLHCPSSVECVPFVNSNKRVIDPDDIDNPAQSLNKRLRSEGPLDYGNCMDNVQQWLDKARMISTEKEQVHRQATMNQQYLLHELQQRDTFIEHLRRTKFEEQRKMQTDIYGLERELYVMGTLLDDYRKALRETHKAFAEYRARCPQFDEPLYRDVAGSGGLVLSTMELERMRLKQAEEDKLSRLVIEKRLKSLEDKFVDVFHGHLEEVSSLDSRLLEVFDQVQTMRESFTNRKASEASEPISNE from the coding sequence ATGTCGGAGCTTCTTGACGTCGACTCCTTGCTTTGTTTCGAGCCAATTTCAATGGCGATTCCCGCTCTTTCTCCTCCTGAACCTCACTTCGAatacgaagaagaagaagatccaGTCTCTCCCgctcaaaaccctaatttcatgGACCAGCAACAActggaagaaggagaaggagaagtaGAACAGAACCAGTTTGATCCGCCTCAATCGTCTGAAACCTTAACCCTAGAACTGTCGGATCCCCGACAGAACTCCCCCCAGGAGGATCCGCAAGATCCAGAACTTCAAGTCAGTGAAAATTTCGTCAATGACCACGATCCTAGCGACCAAGGTGAGTCTAATGCTCTCTCTTCTCGAATCATCGATATCAATGCGTTGGTTTCTTCCGCGGTTGTTTCTCGACGGCTtccgaaggggaagaagtggTCGATGAAACGAAGATTCCTTCAGGAGAAATCTCAGAAGAAGCTTGAGATTCTGGTTGGTACTTTCAAACCTATTCCTTTTGTGCCGGATAAAATCCTGGATTTTTCTAGTCACGAGAAGCTGTTGAAGCGATTGGGGTTGTGGGATTTTGTTCATACTAAGTTCGATAGGTCTGTGCGATTTGATCTTCTTTTGCAATTAGTTGCGAATTTTAACCACAGCCAGAGGTATAGTTATGTCAATGGGGTCAGAATCATGGTGAATAGGGCTGATTTGGCTCGTGCCTTGCGGTTGCCAGTGAAGAAATCGATGATAATGGAGGATGACGAGGAATATCCCATAGCATCTGAGGAATCGATCGCCTTTATTGAGGATTTTGTGTCCAACTGGTTACTCTTACACGAAGATACTTGGATGATGCCCAATGAGGTTTTGAATTGGACAAAGGCGATCAAGATTGGGAACTTTGAGCGGGTTGATTGGGCTGGTTTGATTTGGTTTATGGTGGAGAAGGAGTTGATACAATCTCCACAATTGGTGAACTGTTACTATGCTTCACATTTGCAGTGCCTGATCCGGTCACAGCGGGCAGATTTATTGAAGAAAGAAGTATCAAAGGTAGAAGAGGTCGAAATCAAGGAGGAGGTGGAGCAGGAACCAGAGCAAgatcaagatgaagaacaggATGATGAAGATGGGGTTTGTAATGAGAGTCCAAAGATGGCAGGGAACAATGACTCCATGGTTAAGAACTTGGAGGAACACAGTGTTGAATTGTGCCTCCGGCGAGACAATGTCGACAAAGTCAATGTTCAAAAGGAGACGGCTAGTGTTGGGGATATGATGGATTTATTGGatagcaaagaagaagaagaagaagagcaagGTCAGTGGCTTTCGAATGGAAATGACAATGGCCTTGAGCTCTTGTTAAGGAGGTGCCATACAAATGAATTCAAGGAATTTGATTTTGGAGATGATAAGAAAGTCGCATTAGAAGAAGGGGATGAtcaaagaaaggaagaacaggaagaacaggaagaacaGGAGGAACAGGAAGAACAGTTCTGCCTGTTGCCAACGAGCAATCCTATTGATGGATTTCCTTCAAGCCAATTTGTTCAAGAAATGGAGACAGAGCCAATCACTTTTAACTCAGAATTTGTATTACATTGTCCTTCATCTGTTGAATGTGTACCTTTTGTTAATAGCAACAAGAGAGTGATTGACCCTGATGATATTGACAACCCAGCTCAGTCTCTCAATAAGAGGTTAAGGAGCGAAGGTCCTCTTGACTATGGTAATTGTATGGATAACGTACAGCAGTGGCTTGATAAAGCTCGGATGATTTCCACAGAGAAAGAACAGGTTCATCGGCAGGCCACTATGAATCAGCAATACTTGCTTCACGAGCTGCAGCAGAGAGACACCTTCATTGAACATTTGAGAAGGACAAAGTTTGAGGAGCAACGGAAGATGCAGACTGATATTTACGGGCTTGAGCGCGAGCTCTACGTGATGGGAACTTTATTGGATGACTACAGAAAGGCATTGAGGGAAACACACAAAGCATTTGCAGAGTATAGAGCCCGATGCCCACAATTTGATGAACCACTTTACAGAGATGTTGCTGGTTCTGGTGGTCTTGTTCTCAGCACCATGGAACTGGAGAGGATGCGTCTGAAGCAGGCAGAGGAAGACAAACTAAGCCGCTTGGTTATTGAAAAGAGGTTAAAATCCTTGGAAGACAAGTTTGTTGATGTGTTTCATGGACATCTTGAGGAGGTTAGTTCACTGGATAGTAGGCTGCTAGAAGTTTTTGATCAAGTGCAAACCATGAGAGAATCATTCACAAATAGGAAAGCTTCAGAAGCTTCGGAACCCATTTCAAATGAGTGA